Proteins encoded in a region of the Microbacterium neungamense genome:
- the nadB gene encoding L-aspartate oxidase has protein sequence MRVLVAGGGIAGLSTALLAAARGHEVELLVKGALGDGCTPHAQGGIAGVYGPGDSPALHALDTAHAGDGLGDPVAIAALVDGASAAVRRLAAAGVVFDRAADGALARGLEAAHSRPRIAHAGGDATGRAVSAALTARVREARVRVREHAPAADLLAGDGRVHGIRLLGGGIGRGEEIEADAVVLATGGAGQLFAHTTNPAGTTGDGIAMALRAGAAVADLEFVQFHPTVLDGGTGFLVSEAVRGAGATLVDEDGRRFLLEEHPDAELAPRDVVARAVARRAAAQGAPVRLDATGLGAAELARRFPTIDREIRSRGWDWSREPVPVTPAAHYLMGGVVTDVDGRTSLPGLWAVGETARTGVHGANRLASNSLLEGAVFAARLVQALTSSSVVGRAQRDETPHVIGRPPSPVVGRAQRDETPHRLARDQLQHLLWTRVGLLRTPEGLASAVRDLDAWRAPDIRTVHDLEDANLLTVARAMASAALARTESAGAHHLDAPALIGAR, from the coding sequence ATGAGGGTCCTGGTCGCCGGCGGCGGGATCGCCGGGCTGAGCACCGCGCTCCTCGCAGCGGCCCGCGGCCACGAGGTGGAGCTGCTGGTGAAGGGAGCGCTCGGCGACGGGTGCACCCCGCACGCGCAAGGCGGCATCGCCGGTGTGTACGGCCCCGGGGACTCCCCCGCCCTGCACGCCCTGGACACCGCGCACGCCGGTGACGGCCTGGGCGACCCGGTCGCCATCGCCGCGCTCGTGGACGGCGCCTCGGCGGCGGTGCGGAGGCTGGCCGCCGCCGGCGTGGTCTTCGACCGCGCGGCCGACGGTGCCCTCGCGCGAGGGCTGGAGGCCGCGCACAGTCGGCCCCGGATCGCGCATGCCGGCGGGGACGCGACCGGCCGCGCGGTGTCGGCCGCGCTGACCGCGCGCGTGCGGGAGGCGCGGGTCCGCGTGCGCGAGCACGCCCCCGCCGCAGACCTGCTCGCAGGCGACGGCCGCGTGCACGGCATCCGTCTCCTCGGCGGCGGGATCGGACGCGGTGAGGAGATCGAGGCGGATGCCGTGGTGCTGGCCACCGGCGGCGCCGGGCAGCTGTTCGCGCACACCACGAACCCGGCCGGGACGACCGGCGACGGGATCGCGATGGCGCTGCGGGCCGGGGCGGCGGTGGCCGACCTGGAGTTCGTGCAGTTCCACCCCACGGTGCTGGATGGCGGGACCGGGTTCCTGGTGTCGGAGGCGGTCCGCGGGGCCGGCGCGACGCTGGTCGACGAAGACGGCCGGCGCTTCCTGCTCGAGGAGCATCCGGATGCCGAGCTCGCGCCGCGCGACGTCGTCGCGCGCGCGGTCGCCCGGCGCGCCGCCGCGCAGGGAGCACCGGTGCGACTGGACGCGACCGGCCTCGGGGCCGCCGAGCTCGCCCGCCGCTTCCCGACGATCGACCGGGAGATCCGCTCACGCGGCTGGGACTGGTCGCGCGAACCGGTGCCGGTCACCCCGGCCGCGCACTACCTGATGGGCGGTGTGGTGACCGACGTCGACGGCCGCACGTCGCTGCCCGGGCTGTGGGCGGTCGGCGAGACCGCGCGCACCGGCGTGCACGGGGCGAACCGGCTGGCATCGAACTCCCTCCTCGAGGGCGCCGTGTTCGCCGCCCGTCTCGTGCAGGCCCTCACGTCCTCCTCGGTCGTCGGGAGAGCGCAGCGAGACGAAACGCCCCACGTTATCGGGCGACCGCCCTCCCCGGTCGTCGGGCGAGCGCAGCGAGACGAAACGCCCCACCGGCTCGCCCGCGACCAGCTCCAGCACCTCCTGTGGACGCGGGTCGGCCTCCTTCGCACGCCCGAGGGCCTGGCATCCGCCGTCCGCGACCTCGACGCCTGGCGCGCCCCCGACATCCGCACCGTGCACGACCTCGAGGACGCCAACCTGCTCACGGTCGCCCGCGCCATGGCATCCGCGGCCCTCGCCCGCACGGAATCCGCCGGCGCACACCACCTCGACGCCCCCGCCCTGATCGGAGCCCGATGA
- a CDS encoding SDR family NAD(P)-dependent oxidoreductase: MTYLDDLFSLTGRTAVVTGDLGSRDGVRAVADAVTAPFGEPDILVHSAGINIRPPYPDITEADWDATMMVNAFAPFLLGQRFAPRMAERGYGRLIHISSQQAHRAFVGSGVYGMSKGAVESLVRSEAEAWGGTGVTSNALVPGFGLTPLNARLPQEPGRVEALAARTIIGRNGEPEDFAGAAVFLASPSSGYVTGQSLFVDGGMSVH; this comes from the coding sequence ATGACCTACCTCGACGACCTGTTCTCCCTCACCGGCCGCACCGCCGTCGTCACCGGCGATCTCGGCTCGCGGGACGGCGTCCGTGCCGTGGCGGATGCCGTCACCGCACCGTTCGGGGAGCCGGACATCCTGGTGCACTCGGCGGGAATCAACATCCGGCCGCCCTACCCGGACATCACCGAGGCGGACTGGGACGCCACCATGATGGTGAACGCTTTCGCGCCGTTCCTGCTCGGTCAGCGCTTCGCGCCACGGATGGCCGAGCGGGGGTACGGCCGGCTCATCCACATCAGCTCGCAGCAGGCGCACCGCGCGTTCGTCGGCAGCGGCGTGTACGGGATGTCGAAGGGCGCGGTCGAATCCCTGGTCCGGTCCGAGGCGGAGGCCTGGGGCGGGACCGGCGTCACCAGCAACGCGCTGGTCCCCGGGTTCGGGCTCACCCCGCTGAACGCACGCCTGCCGCAGGAGCCGGGACGGGTCGAGGCGCTCGCGGCCCGCACGATTATCGGGCGCAACGGGGAGCCCGAGGATTTCGCCGGCGCCGCGGTCTTCCTGGCGAGCCCGTCCTCCGGGTACGTCACCGGGCAGTCCCTGTTCGTCGACGGCGGGATGTCCGTGCACTGA
- a CDS encoding ABC transporter ATP-binding protein, which translates to MGGMSGRVGFRGVDEEAQRRLNAQAPEVPGLGRRVAALFAPYRGRLALTALLVVIGAGLAVIPPLLVQRIFDHALFPVDGSAPSLGLLTALVAGMIGLFLLSAAFGVAQTWLTSTVGNEVTGDLRVKLFEHLQSMELGFFTRTKTGVIQSRLQNDVGGVSGVLTNTVTSILGNTVTVVASLVAMILIDLRLTLIAVVVMPILVLVQRRVGQVRARIAGETQESLSELTSITQETLSVSGILLSKAFNRQRTESARYQQENRNQVRLQVRRAMSGQGFFAVVQVIMSSIPAVIYLVAGLFIVGGTGEITAGAIVAFTTVQARLLMPLMGLMRVALDLQTSRALFARIFEYLDLVPQIQDAPDAIDVADAPGPRGRIAFEDVVFRYPDAAADSRPTLDGVSFVAEPGSHVAFVGPSGAGKTTILYLAPRLYEATAGRVLFAGADVRTLRQESIIDDIGIVSQETYLFHATIRENLRYAKPDATDAELEAACRAANIHHVIAGFDDGYDTVVGERGYRLSGGEKQRIAIARVLLKDPPVLLLDEATSALDTVSERLVQDALDEAAKGRTTLTIAHRLSTVIGADVIHVVDSGRIVESGTHAELLAAGGLYAALAAEQMAATRVLDGDGR; encoded by the coding sequence ATGGGCGGCATGAGCGGTCGCGTCGGGTTCCGCGGCGTGGACGAGGAGGCGCAGCGTCGGCTCAACGCGCAGGCGCCCGAGGTGCCCGGTCTGGGCCGGCGGGTGGCGGCGCTGTTCGCCCCCTACCGCGGCCGCCTGGCGCTCACCGCGCTGCTGGTCGTGATCGGCGCGGGGCTGGCGGTGATCCCGCCGCTGCTGGTGCAGCGGATCTTCGACCACGCCCTGTTCCCCGTGGACGGCTCGGCCCCCTCGCTCGGGCTGCTCACGGCGCTCGTCGCCGGCATGATCGGATTGTTCCTGCTCTCCGCCGCCTTCGGCGTGGCCCAGACGTGGCTCACCTCCACGGTCGGCAACGAGGTCACCGGCGACCTGCGGGTGAAGCTGTTCGAGCATCTGCAGTCGATGGAGCTCGGCTTCTTCACCCGCACCAAGACCGGCGTGATCCAGTCCCGGCTGCAGAACGACGTCGGCGGCGTCTCCGGTGTGCTGACGAACACCGTCACCAGCATCCTCGGCAACACCGTCACCGTCGTCGCGTCGCTGGTCGCGATGATCCTCATCGACCTGCGCCTCACCCTGATCGCGGTCGTGGTGATGCCGATCCTCGTGCTCGTGCAGCGCCGCGTCGGCCAGGTGCGGGCCCGGATCGCCGGGGAGACGCAGGAGTCGCTGTCGGAGCTGACCAGCATCACCCAGGAGACGCTGAGCGTTTCCGGCATCCTGCTGTCCAAGGCGTTCAACCGTCAGCGCACCGAGTCGGCCCGCTACCAGCAGGAGAACCGCAACCAGGTGCGCCTGCAGGTGCGGCGGGCGATGAGCGGCCAGGGGTTCTTCGCCGTCGTGCAGGTGATCATGTCGAGCATCCCCGCCGTGATCTACCTCGTCGCGGGCCTGTTCATCGTGGGCGGCACCGGGGAGATCACCGCCGGGGCGATCGTCGCGTTCACCACGGTCCAAGCCCGCCTGCTGATGCCGCTGATGGGGCTGATGCGGGTGGCGCTGGACCTGCAGACCTCCCGGGCCCTGTTCGCCCGCATCTTCGAGTACCTCGATCTCGTACCGCAGATCCAGGACGCCCCGGACGCGATCGACGTCGCCGACGCCCCCGGCCCGCGCGGCCGCATCGCGTTCGAGGACGTCGTCTTCCGTTACCCGGATGCCGCCGCGGACAGCCGCCCGACGCTGGACGGCGTCTCCTTCGTGGCCGAGCCCGGCAGCCATGTCGCGTTCGTCGGGCCGTCCGGCGCCGGGAAGACGACGATCCTGTACCTCGCGCCGCGGCTGTACGAGGCCACGGCGGGGCGGGTGCTGTTCGCCGGCGCCGACGTGCGGACGCTGCGGCAGGAGTCGATCATCGACGACATCGGGATCGTCTCGCAGGAGACGTATCTGTTCCACGCCACGATCCGCGAGAACCTGCGGTATGCGAAGCCGGACGCCACGGATGCCGAGCTGGAGGCCGCCTGCCGGGCCGCGAACATCCACCACGTCATCGCAGGGTTCGATGACGGCTACGACACGGTCGTCGGGGAGCGCGGCTACCGGCTCTCCGGAGGCGAGAAGCAGCGCATCGCGATCGCCCGGGTGCTGCTGAAGGACCCGCCCGTGCTGCTGCTGGACGAGGCCACCTCCGCGCTCGATACGGTGTCGGAGCGGCTGGTGCAGGATGCCCTCGACGAGGCGGCGAAGGGACGCACGACCCTGACCATCGCGCACCGGCTGTCGACCGTGATCGGAGCGGACGTCATCCACGTGGTGGATTCCGGGCGGATCGTCGAATCCGGCACCCACGCCGAGCTGCTCGCCGCGGGCGGGCTGTACGCGGCGCTCGCCGCGGAGCAGATGGCCGCCACACGGGTGCTCGACGGCGACGGCCGCTGA
- the nadA gene encoding quinolinate synthase NadA, translated as MPTSSLPLTDPSVDHAIRAIVSGASTEATCSTDLAAGPWDFDTRPGYGPGSSMGDVIPVGAPRQGELPAAYREAGEDELDARIRAARATLGERVVVLGHFYQREEVVRHADYVGDSFQLANAALEHPDAEAIVFCGVHFMAETADLLSRPEQAVILPNLAAGCSMADMADIDQVEDCWEQLAEVLGPLDEPDADGLVPVVPVTYMNSSAAIKGFVGRHGGIVCTSSNAATVLEWAFTRGRRVLFFPDQHLGRNTAKAMGVPLERMPMWNPRRPLGGATEDELREGRVILWHGFCSVHRRFTVDQIAKARAEHPDVRVIVHPECPMEVVDAADEAGSTDYIRRAIAAAEEPTVFAIGTEINLVRRLAAQHPQHEIFCLDPVVCPCSTMYRIHPGYLAWVLEELVAGRTPNRIRVAEEVAQPARVALERMLAARPR; from the coding sequence ATGCCCACCTCCTCGCTTCCGCTGACCGATCCCTCGGTCGACCACGCCATCCGCGCGATCGTGTCGGGCGCCTCGACCGAGGCGACCTGCTCGACCGACCTCGCCGCCGGCCCGTGGGACTTCGACACCCGCCCCGGGTACGGTCCCGGTTCGTCCATGGGCGACGTGATCCCGGTCGGCGCGCCACGGCAGGGCGAGCTCCCCGCCGCGTACCGCGAGGCCGGCGAGGACGAGCTGGACGCCCGCATCCGCGCCGCCCGCGCGACCCTCGGCGAGCGCGTCGTCGTGCTCGGGCACTTCTACCAGCGCGAGGAGGTCGTGCGGCACGCCGACTACGTGGGCGACTCGTTCCAGCTCGCGAACGCCGCGCTGGAGCATCCGGATGCCGAGGCGATCGTGTTCTGCGGCGTGCACTTCATGGCCGAGACGGCGGACCTGCTCTCCCGCCCGGAGCAGGCGGTGATCCTGCCGAACCTGGCGGCCGGGTGCTCGATGGCGGACATGGCGGACATCGACCAGGTCGAGGACTGCTGGGAGCAGCTGGCGGAGGTGCTCGGTCCCCTCGACGAGCCGGACGCCGACGGGCTCGTGCCCGTGGTGCCGGTGACGTACATGAACTCCTCCGCGGCGATCAAGGGCTTCGTCGGCCGCCACGGCGGCATCGTGTGCACGTCGTCGAACGCGGCGACCGTGCTGGAATGGGCGTTCACCCGCGGGCGCCGGGTGCTCTTCTTCCCCGACCAGCACCTGGGACGCAACACGGCCAAGGCCATGGGCGTGCCGCTGGAGCGGATGCCGATGTGGAACCCGCGCCGGCCGCTCGGCGGCGCCACCGAGGACGAGCTGCGCGAGGGCCGCGTGATCCTGTGGCACGGCTTCTGCTCGGTGCACCGCCGGTTCACGGTCGACCAGATCGCGAAGGCGCGCGCCGAGCATCCGGACGTGCGGGTCATCGTGCACCCCGAGTGCCCGATGGAGGTCGTCGACGCCGCCGACGAGGCCGGCTCCACCGACTACATCCGTCGCGCCATCGCCGCCGCGGAGGAGCCGACCGTGTTCGCGATCGGCACCGAGATCAACCTCGTCCGCAGGCTCGCGGCGCAGCATCCGCAGCACGAGATCTTCTGCCTCGACCCCGTGGTCTGCCCGTGCTCGACGATGTACCGCATCCACCCCGGCTACCTGGCCTGGGTGCTCGAGGAGCTCGTCGCCGGGCGCACCCCGAACCGCATCCGCGTGGCCGAGGAGGTCGCGCAGCCCGCCCGGGTCGCGCTCGAGCGGATGCTGGCGGCGAGACCGCGATGA
- a CDS encoding NUDIX hydrolase, with amino-acid sequence MSAVIFSLRSAPEGDRLMLPLVRRTRDPHRGMWALPGGWLDPAEDLDAAASRTLAETTALTPSYLEQLYTFGDVDRSPSRVISVVYWALLRSDLVDAQRASEGAPENVEWFDVDAVPALAFDHNRIAEYALWRLRNKVGYSRIAAGLLPDEFTLTELREVYETVLGRRLDPSNFRRLLEGSDELVPTEHFRTGKHRPARLYRYIAEA; translated from the coding sequence GTGTCGGCGGTGATCTTCTCGCTGCGGTCGGCGCCGGAGGGCGACCGGCTGATGCTGCCGCTGGTGCGCCGGACCCGCGATCCGCACCGGGGCATGTGGGCGCTCCCCGGCGGCTGGCTCGACCCCGCCGAGGACCTCGACGCCGCGGCATCCCGCACCCTCGCCGAGACCACGGCGCTCACCCCGAGCTACCTGGAGCAGCTGTACACGTTCGGGGACGTCGACCGCTCCCCGTCGCGGGTGATCTCGGTGGTGTACTGGGCGCTGCTGCGCTCCGACCTCGTCGACGCGCAGCGGGCGTCCGAGGGCGCACCGGAGAACGTGGAGTGGTTCGACGTGGACGCGGTGCCCGCTCTCGCCTTCGACCACAACCGCATCGCCGAGTACGCGCTGTGGCGGCTGCGCAACAAGGTCGGCTACAGCCGCATCGCCGCCGGCCTGCTGCCGGACGAGTTCACCCTCACCGAGCTGCGCGAGGTGTACGAGACCGTGCTCGGCCGGCGCCTCGACCCGTCCAACTTCCGGCGCCTCCTCGAGGGCTCGGACGAGCTCGTGCCGACCGAGCACTTCCGCACCGGCAAGCACCGCCCGGCACGGCTGTACCGCTACATCGCGGAGGCGTGA
- the nadC gene encoding carboxylating nicotinate-nucleotide diphosphorylase has translation MITAAALDRVVRAALEEDAPWGDITSTALLPAEAVATADLVARESGTFSGGDVFAAAFALTDPGVEVDLHVGDGDRFESGDVLASVRGNARSVLTAERVALNFVQRMAGIATLTAAYVEAVAGTGVRIADTRKTTPGLREFERHAVVSGGGSNHRRSLSDAVMAKDNHLAVLRQSGRDVAAALREGIQRLPHTTHVVVEVDRLEQIPEVLDGGADTVLLDNFTLDDLRAAVALIGDRATAEASGGVTLDTVRAIAETGVQVISVGALTHSARALDLGLDVRLDVGLTERDG, from the coding sequence ATGATCACCGCCGCCGCCCTCGACCGGGTCGTCCGCGCCGCCCTCGAGGAGGATGCCCCGTGGGGCGACATCACCAGCACCGCCCTGCTGCCGGCGGAAGCCGTGGCGACCGCCGACCTCGTCGCCCGTGAGTCCGGCACGTTCAGCGGCGGGGACGTGTTCGCGGCGGCGTTCGCTCTCACCGACCCGGGCGTCGAGGTCGATCTGCACGTCGGCGACGGCGACCGCTTCGAGTCCGGCGACGTGCTCGCCAGCGTCCGCGGGAACGCCCGCAGCGTCCTCACCGCCGAGCGCGTGGCCCTGAACTTCGTGCAGCGGATGGCCGGCATCGCCACGCTCACCGCCGCCTATGTCGAGGCCGTGGCCGGCACCGGCGTGCGGATCGCCGACACGCGCAAGACCACGCCCGGGCTTCGCGAGTTCGAGCGTCACGCCGTCGTGTCCGGCGGCGGCAGCAATCACCGCCGTTCGCTGTCGGATGCCGTGATGGCGAAGGACAATCACCTCGCCGTGCTGCGCCAGAGTGGGAGGGACGTCGCCGCGGCGCTGCGCGAGGGGATCCAGCGGCTGCCGCACACGACGCATGTCGTGGTCGAGGTGGACCGGCTGGAGCAGATCCCGGAGGTGCTGGACGGCGGGGCCGACACGGTGCTGCTGGACAACTTCACGCTCGACGACCTCCGGGCGGCCGTCGCACTGATCGGCGACCGCGCCACCGCCGAGGCATCCGGCGGAGTGACCCTGGACACCGTCCGGGCGATCGCGGAGACCGGCGTGCAGGTCATCTCCGTCGGCGCGCTCACGCATTCCGCCCGGGCGCTCGACCTCGGCCTGGACGTGCGCCTCGACGTGGGCCTCACCGAGCGGGACGGCTGA
- a CDS encoding glycosyltransferase family 2 protein, protein MTPLVTMIVPGRDIAAYAPAAIASLQAQTESRWRAVLIDDGSADDTRTIFAAAADADPRFMLLRHQEARGLGGARNAGLELVDTPYLGFLDADDELAPDAIARWLAALTESGSDFVAGAYVRSRRIDGEYRPGQVQPWVAAATSPRRLGTTLAEHPDASANIVAWSKLSRTEFWDDLRFPEGVAYEDQIVAQLMYTRAAAFDVIPEVVVSWRVRADGTSITQGKDTLPVLRDYLAALRGGIEVLGRAGHPAAVLARLNLILAMDVPPLQRIAQAHPDPAYRAELDAFLAGLRALPEFADTAPDPALADALAW, encoded by the coding sequence GTGACCCCCCTCGTGACGATGATCGTGCCCGGGCGCGACATCGCCGCCTACGCCCCCGCCGCGATCGCCTCCCTGCAGGCGCAGACCGAGTCCCGCTGGCGGGCCGTGCTCATCGACGACGGCTCGGCCGACGACACCCGCACGATCTTCGCCGCAGCCGCGGACGCCGATCCCCGGTTCATGCTGCTGCGGCACCAGGAGGCGCGCGGCCTGGGCGGCGCCCGCAACGCCGGGCTCGAGCTCGTGGACACCCCGTACTTGGGGTTCCTCGACGCGGACGACGAGCTCGCACCCGACGCGATCGCCCGCTGGCTCGCCGCCCTCACCGAGTCCGGCAGCGACTTCGTCGCCGGCGCGTACGTGCGCAGCCGGCGGATCGACGGCGAGTACCGGCCGGGACAGGTCCAGCCGTGGGTCGCGGCGGCCACCTCGCCCCGGCGGCTGGGCACGACGCTCGCGGAGCATCCGGACGCCTCGGCGAACATCGTCGCCTGGTCCAAGCTGAGCCGGACGGAGTTCTGGGACGACCTGCGCTTCCCCGAGGGGGTCGCCTACGAGGACCAGATCGTCGCGCAGCTGATGTACACCCGCGCGGCGGCCTTCGACGTCATCCCGGAGGTGGTGGTGTCGTGGCGGGTGCGCGCCGACGGCACCTCGATCACGCAGGGCAAGGACACGCTGCCCGTGCTGCGCGACTATCTCGCCGCGCTCCGCGGCGGCATCGAGGTGCTCGGGCGCGCCGGGCATCCGGCCGCGGTGCTCGCCCGGCTCAACCTCATCCTCGCGATGGACGTGCCGCCGCTGCAGCGCATCGCGCAGGCGCATCCGGATCCCGCGTACCGGGCGGAACTGGACGCCTTCCTGGCCGGGCTGCGCGCGCTCCCCGAGTTCGCCGACACGGCCCCCGACCCCGCTCTCGCCGACGCCCTGGCCTGGTGA
- a CDS encoding cysteine desulfurase family protein translates to MLYLDHAATSPVRPEVLEAMRPYLTDVFGNPSSHHGAGHAAAEALEQARSRVAAALGMRGGDVVFTSGGTEANNLAVKGIVLGGSRRHLVTTAIEHESILASADHLRRFHDAEVTVLPVDGCGRVDPRDLAAAVREDTALVSIGHANNEVGTVQDAAALVAVARERGVPFHLDAVQSAGWLPLAGLGADAVSIAGHKLGAPKGTGALAVRSRIPVEPVLHGGGQERGRRSGTENVAGAVALATALDLAEAERAEAAARVGAATRTFITGVLAQAPGAALTGAPPDSDTADAGAAGAPGRLPSVASFTFAGTSGEAVLLELERRGVLSSSGSACAAGSDEPSPVLLALGIRPEVAQTAVRFTFGRAPLPPDAPERLARLVAEAVTAVGAFSGR, encoded by the coding sequence ATGCTGTACCTCGACCACGCCGCCACCTCGCCGGTGCGTCCGGAGGTGCTCGAGGCGATGCGACCGTACCTCACCGACGTCTTCGGCAACCCGTCCAGCCACCACGGCGCCGGGCATGCGGCGGCGGAGGCGCTCGAGCAGGCGCGGTCGCGTGTGGCGGCGGCGCTGGGGATGCGCGGCGGGGACGTCGTGTTCACCTCGGGCGGCACCGAGGCGAACAACCTCGCGGTGAAGGGCATCGTGCTGGGCGGCTCGCGCCGGCACCTGGTGACCACGGCGATCGAGCACGAGTCGATCCTGGCGTCGGCCGATCACCTGCGGCGCTTCCACGACGCCGAGGTGACTGTGCTGCCCGTCGACGGATGCGGACGGGTGGACCCGCGCGACCTGGCCGCAGCGGTCCGCGAGGACACCGCCCTGGTCAGCATCGGGCACGCGAACAACGAAGTGGGGACGGTGCAGGATGCCGCCGCGCTCGTCGCCGTGGCCCGGGAACGCGGTGTGCCGTTCCACCTCGACGCGGTGCAGTCCGCCGGATGGCTGCCGCTGGCCGGGCTCGGGGCGGATGCGGTGTCGATCGCCGGTCACAAGCTCGGCGCACCCAAGGGCACCGGCGCGCTGGCGGTGCGATCGCGGATCCCGGTCGAGCCGGTGCTGCACGGCGGCGGGCAGGAGCGCGGACGCCGCAGCGGCACCGAGAACGTCGCCGGGGCGGTCGCCCTCGCCACCGCCCTCGATCTCGCCGAGGCCGAGCGCGCCGAGGCGGCCGCCCGCGTCGGCGCCGCCACACGGACCTTCATCACGGGCGTGCTCGCACAGGCTCCCGGCGCGGCGCTGACCGGCGCTCCGCCGGACTCGGACACGGCGGATGCCGGTGCCGCCGGCGCACCGGGACGGCTGCCGAGCGTGGCGAGCTTCACGTTCGCCGGCACCAGCGGCGAGGCGGTGCTGCTCGAGCTGGAACGGCGCGGGGTGCTCTCCTCCAGCGGCTCGGCGTGCGCCGCCGGCAGCGACGAACCGTCACCGGTGCTGCTGGCCCTCGGCATCCGTCCGGAGGTCGCGCAGACCGCGGTCCGCTTCACCTTCGGCCGCGCTCCCCTGCCCCCGGACGCCCCGGAGCGCCTCGCACGCCTCGTCGCCGAGGCCGTCACCGCCGTCGGAGCGTTCTCCGGTCGTTGA